One region of Dysidea avara chromosome 1, odDysAvar1.4, whole genome shotgun sequence genomic DNA includes:
- the LOC136246718 gene encoding E3 SUMO-protein ligase ZBED1-like codes for MADEHEEPVELSSESSDSESDVQSTSRNLQPLEGATSVVWKFFGFEADDDGRILVADKRKRRADQQPFDTINDSGFRHMLRVFEPRYTPPDRKTIALNHIPTMYDAVKADITKQIADDVQYFKITTDLWSSRARHSYIAVTLHYLTVSFEMRSHLVETKEFAAAHTGELITEALEEVLSEWNSSHEKLVAATTDNGSNLVRAMDLLGWTRISCFSYTIQLAIEKLVGHFNHSAKSSYLLKQKQYDLKHKQHRLIQSVATRWNSSYCMMERILEQQQPLSATLSQLRKSDLMPTDSEISTMYDFVQFMKPFVEITEAIGSEKWAFISSVRPLIYQITNKYLLCSEDDSPLVKQMKQQMKQQMITKVNEYYGDGCDLEVLNKCMLLDPRFKNVSFASSDILLNELTEVSRNRVSVAATASSSHVPSSSATTSSTPVSRHKEGKLMKLLADIVHTPDDSLTNPSEKACIRCRYRLSHHFQLPATPCIL; via the exons ATGGCGGATGAACACGAGGAGCCTGTAGAACTCAGTTCTGAGTCTTCTGACAGTGAAAGTGATGTGCAAAGTACGAGTAGAAACTTGCAGCCACTTGAGGGAGCTACTAGCGTCGTCTGGAAATTCTTTGGATTTGAAGCGGACGATGATGGAAGGATTTTAGTTGCTGACAAAAGGAAACGTAGAGCA GACCAACAACCTTTTGACACCATTAATGACAGTGGGTTTAGACACATGTTGCGTGTATTTGAACCTCGTTATACTCCTCCGGATCGGAAGACTATTGCATTGAACCATATTCCTACCATGTACGATGCTGTCAAAGCAgatattacaaaacaaattgcTGATGATGTCCAGTACTTCAAGATCACAACAGACCTGTGGTCTTCACGAGCTAGACACAGCTACATAGCTGTTACACTCCATTATTTGACAGTGTCATTTGAAATGAGGTCACATTTGGTTGAGACAAAGGAGTTTGCAGCAGCTCATACTGGTGAATTGATAACTGAGGCATTGGAAGAAGTGCTGTCTGAATGGAATTCAAGTCATGAAAAGTTAGTGGCTGCAACCACAGATAATGGGTCCAATCTTGTTCGTGCCATGGATTTGTTAGGTTGGACACGTATCAGTTGTTTCAGCTATACAATTCAGCTTGCTATTGAAAAA TTAGTGGGACATTTCAATCATTCTGCAAAGTCATCATACCTATTAAAGCAAAAACAGTATGACTTGAAACATAAACAACATCGTTTGATCCAGTCTGTGGCCACCAGATGGAATTCTTCTTACTGTATGATGGAGCGCATCTTAGAACAGCAGCAGCCTCTCTCAGCCACCCTATCACAACTACGAAAAAGTGATCTTATGCCTACAGATTCAGAAATTAGCACAATGTATGATTTTGTCCAATTCATGAAACCCTTTGTAGAAATTACCGAAGCCATTGGGAGTGAGAAATGGGCCTTCATTTCATCAGTTCGACCACTTATTTATCAGATAACAAACAAATATTTACTTTGCTCTGAGGATGACAGTCCTTTGGTgaaacaaatgaaacaacaaatgaaacaacaaaTGATAACCAAGGTGAATGAGTATTATGGAGATGGTTGTGACTTGGAAGTTTTAAATAAATGTATGCTACTAGATcctagattcaaaaatgtttcaTTTGCATCTAGTGACATTCTACTTAATGAACTAACAGAAGTATCCAGAAACAGAGTGAGTGTTGCTGCCACTGCTTCTAGCTCACACGTACCCTCATCAAGTGCCACCACCTCTAGTACTCCTGTGTCAAGGCATAAAGAAGGAAAGCTAATGAAATTATTAGCTGACATTGTTCACACTCCAGATGATTCTCTTACTAACCCTTCAGAAAAGGCTTGTATTCGCTGTAGATATCGTCTCTCCCATCATTTTCAATTGCCAGCGACGCCAtgcatattataa